A DNA window from Betta splendens chromosome 6, fBetSpl5.4, whole genome shotgun sequence contains the following coding sequences:
- the kcnc1b gene encoding potassium voltage-gated channel subfamily C member 1b isoform X4 has translation MGLSDDKDRIVINVGGIRHQTYRSTLRTLPGTRLSWLAEPDAPNHFDYDAKIEEFFFDRHPGVFAHILNYYRTGKLHCPADVCGPLYEEELAFWGIDETDVEPCCWMTYRQHRDAEEALDSFGGGGLLDLASDDPEPEPEHAEDEADEMTRRLAQGDSPDARSGSLWSRWQKRVWALFEDPYSSKYARWIALASLFFILVSITTFCLETHEAFNPIINRTYIEEVDVNITVVNTYQETETAAYLTYIEGVCVVWFTFEFLMRITFCPNKFDFIRNALNIIDFVAILPFYLEVGLSGLSSKAAKDVLGFLRVVRFVRILRIFKLTRHFVGLRVLGHTLRASTNEFLLLIIFLALGVLIFATMIYYAERIGANPNDPRASEHTHFKNIPIGFWWAVVTMTTLGYGDMYPQTTSGMLVGALCALAGVLTIAMPVPVIVNNFGMYYSLAMAKQKLPKKKNRHIPRAPQPGSPNFCKSSISSQHPSPIAHDDVFEIKFQDSKLNGEAANAALANEDCPHIDQAISPEEIFSPSERERPCFLVTTAERPNHTGGRVRRDWMSCAHSIFGLSPTSDHR, from the exons ATGGGCCTGAGCGACGACAAGGATCGCATTGTGATAAACGTGGGAGGGATCAGACATCAGACATACCGCAGCACCCTGCGCACCCTACCTGGCACGCGCCTGTCCTGGCTGGCGGAGCCTGACGCGCCCAACCACTTTGACTATGATGCCAAGATCGAGGAATTCTTCTTCGACCGCCACCCCGGCGTGTTCGCGCACATCCTCAACTATTACAGGACAGGTAAGCTGCACTGCCCGGCGGACGTGTGCGGACCGCTCTACGAGGAGGAACTCGCCTTCTGGGGCATCGATGAGACGGACGTGGAGCCGTGCTGCTGGATGACCTATCGCCAGCACCGGGACGCCGAGGAGGCCCTTGATAGTTTCGGCGGGGGGGGCCTGTTGGACCTGGCGAGTGACGacccggagccggagccggagcacGCGGAGGATGAGGCGGATGAAATGACGAGGAGGCTGGCGCAGGGCGACTCTCCCGACGCCAGGAGCGGAAGCCTGTGGAGCCGCTGGCAGAAGCGTGTCTGGGCCCTGTTCGAGGACCCGTACTCCTCCAAATATGCAAGG TGGATCGCTCTGGCCTCGCTGTTCTTCATCCTGGTGTCCATCACCACCTTCTGTCTGGAGACCCACGAGGCCTTCAACCCCATCATCAACCGCACGTACATCGAGGAGGTGGACGTGAACATCACGGTGGTGAACACCTACCAAGAGACCGAGACCGCGGCCTACCTCACCTACATCgagggcgtgtgtgtggtgtggttcACGTTTGAGTTCCTGATGCGAATAACTTTCTGCCCCAATAAGTTCGACTTCATCCGCAACGCCCTGAACATCATCGACTTCGTGGCCATCCTGCCCTTCTACCTGGAGGTGGGCCTCAGCGGCCTCTCCTCCAAGGCAGCGAAGGACGTGCTGGGTTTTCTGAGGGTGGTCCGCTTCGTGCGGATCCTGCGCATCTTCAAGCTGACGCGTCACTTCGTGGGGCTGCGGGTGCTGGGCCACACGCTGAGGGCCAGCACCAACGAGTTCCTGctcctcatcatcttcctcgCCCTCGGCGTCCTCATCTTTGCTACGATGATCTACTATGCTGAGCGGATCGGCGCCAACCCCAACGACCCCCGAGCCAGCGAGCACACACACTTCAAGAACATCCCGATCGGATTCTGGTGGGCGGTGGTGACCATGACGACCCTCGGCTACGGCGACATGTACCCTCAGACGACCTCCGGCATGCTGGTGGGAGCCTTGTGCGCCCTGGCAGGCGTGCTGACCATCGCCATGCCCGTTCCTGTGATTGTTAACAACTTTGGAATGTATTACTCTCTGGCCATGGCAAAGCAGAAACTACCAAAGAAAAAGAACAGGCACATCCCTCGGGCTCCCCAGCCGGGCTCTCCCAACTTCTGTAAGTCGAGCATCAGCTcccagcacccgagccccatcGCCCACGACGACGTGTTCGAGATAAAGTTCCAAG ATTCCAAGCTAAATGGTGAGGCAGCTAACGCAGCTCTGGCCAATGAAGATTGCCCTCATATAGACCAGGCCATATCTCCAGAGGAAATCTTCAGCCCCAGCGAGAGAGAGCGGCCCTGCTTCCTGGTCACCACTGCCGAACGCCCCAACCACACAGGGGGCAGAGTGAGGAGGG ATTGGATGAGCTGTGCCCACAGCATCTTTGGCCTCTCTCCCACCTCTGACCACCGATGA
- the kcnc1b gene encoding potassium voltage-gated channel subfamily C member 1b isoform X3, which yields MGLSDDKDRIVINVGGIRHQTYRSTLRTLPGTRLSWLAEPDAPNHFDYDAKIEEFFFDRHPGVFAHILNYYRTGKLHCPADVCGPLYEEELAFWGIDETDVEPCCWMTYRQHRDAEEALDSFGGGGLLDLASDDPEPEPEHAEDEADEMTRRLAQGDSPDARSGSLWSRWQKRVWALFEDPYSSKYARWIALASLFFILVSITTFCLETHEAFNPIINRTYIEEVDVNITVVNTYQETETAAYLTYIEGVCVVWFTFEFLMRITFCPNKFDFIRNALNIIDFVAILPFYLEVGLSGLSSKAAKDVLGFLRVVRFVRILRIFKLTRHFVGLRVLGHTLRASTNEFLLLIIFLALGVLIFATMIYYAERIGANPNDPRASEHTHFKNIPIGFWWAVVTMTTLGYGDMYPQTTSGMLVGALCALAGVLTIAMPVPVIVNNFGMYYSLAMAKQKLPKKKNRHIPRAPQPGSPNFCKSSISSQHPSPIAHDDVFEIKFQDSKLNGEAANAALANEDCPHIDQAISPEEIFSPSERERPCFLVTTAERPNHTGGRVRRETQRQHRSRQPTELDELCPQHLWPLSHL from the exons ATGGGCCTGAGCGACGACAAGGATCGCATTGTGATAAACGTGGGAGGGATCAGACATCAGACATACCGCAGCACCCTGCGCACCCTACCTGGCACGCGCCTGTCCTGGCTGGCGGAGCCTGACGCGCCCAACCACTTTGACTATGATGCCAAGATCGAGGAATTCTTCTTCGACCGCCACCCCGGCGTGTTCGCGCACATCCTCAACTATTACAGGACAGGTAAGCTGCACTGCCCGGCGGACGTGTGCGGACCGCTCTACGAGGAGGAACTCGCCTTCTGGGGCATCGATGAGACGGACGTGGAGCCGTGCTGCTGGATGACCTATCGCCAGCACCGGGACGCCGAGGAGGCCCTTGATAGTTTCGGCGGGGGGGGCCTGTTGGACCTGGCGAGTGACGacccggagccggagccggagcacGCGGAGGATGAGGCGGATGAAATGACGAGGAGGCTGGCGCAGGGCGACTCTCCCGACGCCAGGAGCGGAAGCCTGTGGAGCCGCTGGCAGAAGCGTGTCTGGGCCCTGTTCGAGGACCCGTACTCCTCCAAATATGCAAGG TGGATCGCTCTGGCCTCGCTGTTCTTCATCCTGGTGTCCATCACCACCTTCTGTCTGGAGACCCACGAGGCCTTCAACCCCATCATCAACCGCACGTACATCGAGGAGGTGGACGTGAACATCACGGTGGTGAACACCTACCAAGAGACCGAGACCGCGGCCTACCTCACCTACATCgagggcgtgtgtgtggtgtggttcACGTTTGAGTTCCTGATGCGAATAACTTTCTGCCCCAATAAGTTCGACTTCATCCGCAACGCCCTGAACATCATCGACTTCGTGGCCATCCTGCCCTTCTACCTGGAGGTGGGCCTCAGCGGCCTCTCCTCCAAGGCAGCGAAGGACGTGCTGGGTTTTCTGAGGGTGGTCCGCTTCGTGCGGATCCTGCGCATCTTCAAGCTGACGCGTCACTTCGTGGGGCTGCGGGTGCTGGGCCACACGCTGAGGGCCAGCACCAACGAGTTCCTGctcctcatcatcttcctcgCCCTCGGCGTCCTCATCTTTGCTACGATGATCTACTATGCTGAGCGGATCGGCGCCAACCCCAACGACCCCCGAGCCAGCGAGCACACACACTTCAAGAACATCCCGATCGGATTCTGGTGGGCGGTGGTGACCATGACGACCCTCGGCTACGGCGACATGTACCCTCAGACGACCTCCGGCATGCTGGTGGGAGCCTTGTGCGCCCTGGCAGGCGTGCTGACCATCGCCATGCCCGTTCCTGTGATTGTTAACAACTTTGGAATGTATTACTCTCTGGCCATGGCAAAGCAGAAACTACCAAAGAAAAAGAACAGGCACATCCCTCGGGCTCCCCAGCCGGGCTCTCCCAACTTCTGTAAGTCGAGCATCAGCTcccagcacccgagccccatcGCCCACGACGACGTGTTCGAGATAAAGTTCCAAG ATTCCAAGCTAAATGGTGAGGCAGCTAACGCAGCTCTGGCCAATGAAGATTGCCCTCATATAGACCAGGCCATATCTCCAGAGGAAATCTTCAGCCCCAGCGAGAGAGAGCGGCCCTGCTTCCTGGTCACCACTGCCGAACGCCCCAACCACACAGGGGGCAGAGTGAGGAGGG aGACCCAGCGACAGCACCGGAGCAGACAACCAACAGA ATTGGATGAGCTGTGCCCACAGCATCTTTGGCCTCTCTCCCACCTCTGA
- the kcnc1b gene encoding potassium voltage-gated channel subfamily C member 1b isoform X2, whose protein sequence is MGLSDDKDRIVINVGGIRHQTYRSTLRTLPGTRLSWLAEPDAPNHFDYDAKIEEFFFDRHPGVFAHILNYYRTGKLHCPADVCGPLYEEELAFWGIDETDVEPCCWMTYRQHRDAEEALDSFGGGGLLDLASDDPEPEPEHAEDEADEMTRRLAQGDSPDARSGSLWSRWQKRVWALFEDPYSSKYARWIALASLFFILVSITTFCLETHEAFNPIINRTYIEEVDVNITVVNTYQETETAAYLTYIEGVCVVWFTFEFLMRITFCPNKFDFIRNALNIIDFVAILPFYLEVGLSGLSSKAAKDVLGFLRVVRFVRILRIFKLTRHFVGLRVLGHTLRASTNEFLLLIIFLALGVLIFATMIYYAERIGANPNDPRASEHTHFKNIPIGFWWAVVTMTTLGYGDMYPQTTSGMLVGALCALAGVLTIAMPVPVIVNNFGMYYSLAMAKQKLPKKKNRHIPRAPQPGSPNFCKSSISSQHPSPIAHDDVFEIKFQDSKLNGEAANAALANEDCPHIDQAISPEEIFSPSERERPCFLVTTAERPNHTGGRVRRETQRQHRSRQPTESVCVMNHGVPTTMCMTHNGPSPT, encoded by the exons ATGGGCCTGAGCGACGACAAGGATCGCATTGTGATAAACGTGGGAGGGATCAGACATCAGACATACCGCAGCACCCTGCGCACCCTACCTGGCACGCGCCTGTCCTGGCTGGCGGAGCCTGACGCGCCCAACCACTTTGACTATGATGCCAAGATCGAGGAATTCTTCTTCGACCGCCACCCCGGCGTGTTCGCGCACATCCTCAACTATTACAGGACAGGTAAGCTGCACTGCCCGGCGGACGTGTGCGGACCGCTCTACGAGGAGGAACTCGCCTTCTGGGGCATCGATGAGACGGACGTGGAGCCGTGCTGCTGGATGACCTATCGCCAGCACCGGGACGCCGAGGAGGCCCTTGATAGTTTCGGCGGGGGGGGCCTGTTGGACCTGGCGAGTGACGacccggagccggagccggagcacGCGGAGGATGAGGCGGATGAAATGACGAGGAGGCTGGCGCAGGGCGACTCTCCCGACGCCAGGAGCGGAAGCCTGTGGAGCCGCTGGCAGAAGCGTGTCTGGGCCCTGTTCGAGGACCCGTACTCCTCCAAATATGCAAGG TGGATCGCTCTGGCCTCGCTGTTCTTCATCCTGGTGTCCATCACCACCTTCTGTCTGGAGACCCACGAGGCCTTCAACCCCATCATCAACCGCACGTACATCGAGGAGGTGGACGTGAACATCACGGTGGTGAACACCTACCAAGAGACCGAGACCGCGGCCTACCTCACCTACATCgagggcgtgtgtgtggtgtggttcACGTTTGAGTTCCTGATGCGAATAACTTTCTGCCCCAATAAGTTCGACTTCATCCGCAACGCCCTGAACATCATCGACTTCGTGGCCATCCTGCCCTTCTACCTGGAGGTGGGCCTCAGCGGCCTCTCCTCCAAGGCAGCGAAGGACGTGCTGGGTTTTCTGAGGGTGGTCCGCTTCGTGCGGATCCTGCGCATCTTCAAGCTGACGCGTCACTTCGTGGGGCTGCGGGTGCTGGGCCACACGCTGAGGGCCAGCACCAACGAGTTCCTGctcctcatcatcttcctcgCCCTCGGCGTCCTCATCTTTGCTACGATGATCTACTATGCTGAGCGGATCGGCGCCAACCCCAACGACCCCCGAGCCAGCGAGCACACACACTTCAAGAACATCCCGATCGGATTCTGGTGGGCGGTGGTGACCATGACGACCCTCGGCTACGGCGACATGTACCCTCAGACGACCTCCGGCATGCTGGTGGGAGCCTTGTGCGCCCTGGCAGGCGTGCTGACCATCGCCATGCCCGTTCCTGTGATTGTTAACAACTTTGGAATGTATTACTCTCTGGCCATGGCAAAGCAGAAACTACCAAAGAAAAAGAACAGGCACATCCCTCGGGCTCCCCAGCCGGGCTCTCCCAACTTCTGTAAGTCGAGCATCAGCTcccagcacccgagccccatcGCCCACGACGACGTGTTCGAGATAAAGTTCCAAG ATTCCAAGCTAAATGGTGAGGCAGCTAACGCAGCTCTGGCCAATGAAGATTGCCCTCATATAGACCAGGCCATATCTCCAGAGGAAATCTTCAGCCCCAGCGAGAGAGAGCGGCCCTGCTTCCTGGTCACCACTGCCGAACGCCCCAACCACACAGGGGGCAGAGTGAGGAGGG aGACCCAGCGACAGCACCGGAGCAGACAACCAACAGAGTCAGTTTGTGTTATGAACCATGGTGTACCAACCACTATGTGTATGACCCATAATGGCCCATCACCCACCTGA
- the kcnc1b gene encoding potassium voltage-gated channel subfamily C member 1b isoform X5 produces the protein MGLSDDKDRIVINVGGIRHQTYRSTLRTLPGTRLSWLAEPDAPNHFDYDAKIEEFFFDRHPGVFAHILNYYRTGKLHCPADVCGPLYEEELAFWGIDETDVEPCCWMTYRQHRDAEEALDSFGGGGLLDLASDDPEPEPEHAEDEADEMTRRLAQGDSPDARSGSLWSRWQKRVWALFEDPYSSKYARWIALASLFFILVSITTFCLETHEAFNPIINRTYIEEVDVNITVVNTYQETETAAYLTYIEGVCVVWFTFEFLMRITFCPNKFDFIRNALNIIDFVAILPFYLEVGLSGLSSKAAKDVLGFLRVVRFVRILRIFKLTRHFVGLRVLGHTLRASTNEFLLLIIFLALGVLIFATMIYYAERIGANPNDPRASEHTHFKNIPIGFWWAVVTMTTLGYGDMYPQTTSGMLVGALCALAGVLTIAMPVPVIVNNFGMYYSLAMAKQKLPKKKNRHIPRAPQPGSPNFCKSSISSQHPSPIAHDDNVLCFSTEGYEKPWSLNSMSGMSGDASGVSSVSALPCSPPCLMQHSHSPIPSIM, from the exons ATGGGCCTGAGCGACGACAAGGATCGCATTGTGATAAACGTGGGAGGGATCAGACATCAGACATACCGCAGCACCCTGCGCACCCTACCTGGCACGCGCCTGTCCTGGCTGGCGGAGCCTGACGCGCCCAACCACTTTGACTATGATGCCAAGATCGAGGAATTCTTCTTCGACCGCCACCCCGGCGTGTTCGCGCACATCCTCAACTATTACAGGACAGGTAAGCTGCACTGCCCGGCGGACGTGTGCGGACCGCTCTACGAGGAGGAACTCGCCTTCTGGGGCATCGATGAGACGGACGTGGAGCCGTGCTGCTGGATGACCTATCGCCAGCACCGGGACGCCGAGGAGGCCCTTGATAGTTTCGGCGGGGGGGGCCTGTTGGACCTGGCGAGTGACGacccggagccggagccggagcacGCGGAGGATGAGGCGGATGAAATGACGAGGAGGCTGGCGCAGGGCGACTCTCCCGACGCCAGGAGCGGAAGCCTGTGGAGCCGCTGGCAGAAGCGTGTCTGGGCCCTGTTCGAGGACCCGTACTCCTCCAAATATGCAAGG TGGATCGCTCTGGCCTCGCTGTTCTTCATCCTGGTGTCCATCACCACCTTCTGTCTGGAGACCCACGAGGCCTTCAACCCCATCATCAACCGCACGTACATCGAGGAGGTGGACGTGAACATCACGGTGGTGAACACCTACCAAGAGACCGAGACCGCGGCCTACCTCACCTACATCgagggcgtgtgtgtggtgtggttcACGTTTGAGTTCCTGATGCGAATAACTTTCTGCCCCAATAAGTTCGACTTCATCCGCAACGCCCTGAACATCATCGACTTCGTGGCCATCCTGCCCTTCTACCTGGAGGTGGGCCTCAGCGGCCTCTCCTCCAAGGCAGCGAAGGACGTGCTGGGTTTTCTGAGGGTGGTCCGCTTCGTGCGGATCCTGCGCATCTTCAAGCTGACGCGTCACTTCGTGGGGCTGCGGGTGCTGGGCCACACGCTGAGGGCCAGCACCAACGAGTTCCTGctcctcatcatcttcctcgCCCTCGGCGTCCTCATCTTTGCTACGATGATCTACTATGCTGAGCGGATCGGCGCCAACCCCAACGACCCCCGAGCCAGCGAGCACACACACTTCAAGAACATCCCGATCGGATTCTGGTGGGCGGTGGTGACCATGACGACCCTCGGCTACGGCGACATGTACCCTCAGACGACCTCCGGCATGCTGGTGGGAGCCTTGTGCGCCCTGGCAGGCGTGCTGACCATCGCCATGCCCGTTCCTGTGATTGTTAACAACTTTGGAATGTATTACTCTCTGGCCATGGCAAAGCAGAAACTACCAAAGAAAAAGAACAGGCACATCCCTCGGGCTCCCCAGCCGGGCTCTCCCAACTTCTGTAAGTCGAGCATCAGCTcccagcacccgagccccatcGCCCACGACGAC AACGTTCTCTGTTTTTCAACTGAAGGTTATGAAAAGCCTTGGAGCCTTAACAGCATGTCTGGCATGAGCGGGGATGCCTCTGGAGTGTCCTCAGTGTCCGCCCTGCCCTGCAGCCCACCCTGTCTAATGCAGCACTCACATTCTCCCATCCCATCCATTATGTAG
- the kcnc1b gene encoding potassium voltage-gated channel subfamily C member 1b isoform X1 has protein sequence MGLSDDKDRIVINVGGIRHQTYRSTLRTLPGTRLSWLAEPDAPNHFDYDAKIEEFFFDRHPGVFAHILNYYRTGKLHCPADVCGPLYEEELAFWGIDETDVEPCCWMTYRQHRDAEEALDSFGGGGLLDLASDDPEPEPEHAEDEADEMTRRLAQGDSPDARSGSLWSRWQKRVWALFEDPYSSKYARWIALASLFFILVSITTFCLETHEAFNPIINRTYIEEVDVNITVVNTYQETETAAYLTYIEGVCVVWFTFEFLMRITFCPNKFDFIRNALNIIDFVAILPFYLEVGLSGLSSKAAKDVLGFLRVVRFVRILRIFKLTRHFVGLRVLGHTLRASTNEFLLLIIFLALGVLIFATMIYYAERIGANPNDPRASEHTHFKNIPIGFWWAVVTMTTLGYGDMYPQTTSGMLVGALCALAGVLTIAMPVPVIVNNFGMYYSLAMAKQKLPKKKNRHIPRAPQPGSPNFCKSSISSQHPSPIAHDDVFEIKFQDSKLNGEAANAALANEDCPHIDQAISPEEIFSPSERERPCFLVTTAERPNHTGGRVRRGYEKPWSLNSMSGMSGDASGVSSVSALPCSPPCLMQHSHSPIPSIM, from the exons ATGGGCCTGAGCGACGACAAGGATCGCATTGTGATAAACGTGGGAGGGATCAGACATCAGACATACCGCAGCACCCTGCGCACCCTACCTGGCACGCGCCTGTCCTGGCTGGCGGAGCCTGACGCGCCCAACCACTTTGACTATGATGCCAAGATCGAGGAATTCTTCTTCGACCGCCACCCCGGCGTGTTCGCGCACATCCTCAACTATTACAGGACAGGTAAGCTGCACTGCCCGGCGGACGTGTGCGGACCGCTCTACGAGGAGGAACTCGCCTTCTGGGGCATCGATGAGACGGACGTGGAGCCGTGCTGCTGGATGACCTATCGCCAGCACCGGGACGCCGAGGAGGCCCTTGATAGTTTCGGCGGGGGGGGCCTGTTGGACCTGGCGAGTGACGacccggagccggagccggagcacGCGGAGGATGAGGCGGATGAAATGACGAGGAGGCTGGCGCAGGGCGACTCTCCCGACGCCAGGAGCGGAAGCCTGTGGAGCCGCTGGCAGAAGCGTGTCTGGGCCCTGTTCGAGGACCCGTACTCCTCCAAATATGCAAGG TGGATCGCTCTGGCCTCGCTGTTCTTCATCCTGGTGTCCATCACCACCTTCTGTCTGGAGACCCACGAGGCCTTCAACCCCATCATCAACCGCACGTACATCGAGGAGGTGGACGTGAACATCACGGTGGTGAACACCTACCAAGAGACCGAGACCGCGGCCTACCTCACCTACATCgagggcgtgtgtgtggtgtggttcACGTTTGAGTTCCTGATGCGAATAACTTTCTGCCCCAATAAGTTCGACTTCATCCGCAACGCCCTGAACATCATCGACTTCGTGGCCATCCTGCCCTTCTACCTGGAGGTGGGCCTCAGCGGCCTCTCCTCCAAGGCAGCGAAGGACGTGCTGGGTTTTCTGAGGGTGGTCCGCTTCGTGCGGATCCTGCGCATCTTCAAGCTGACGCGTCACTTCGTGGGGCTGCGGGTGCTGGGCCACACGCTGAGGGCCAGCACCAACGAGTTCCTGctcctcatcatcttcctcgCCCTCGGCGTCCTCATCTTTGCTACGATGATCTACTATGCTGAGCGGATCGGCGCCAACCCCAACGACCCCCGAGCCAGCGAGCACACACACTTCAAGAACATCCCGATCGGATTCTGGTGGGCGGTGGTGACCATGACGACCCTCGGCTACGGCGACATGTACCCTCAGACGACCTCCGGCATGCTGGTGGGAGCCTTGTGCGCCCTGGCAGGCGTGCTGACCATCGCCATGCCCGTTCCTGTGATTGTTAACAACTTTGGAATGTATTACTCTCTGGCCATGGCAAAGCAGAAACTACCAAAGAAAAAGAACAGGCACATCCCTCGGGCTCCCCAGCCGGGCTCTCCCAACTTCTGTAAGTCGAGCATCAGCTcccagcacccgagccccatcGCCCACGACGACGTGTTCGAGATAAAGTTCCAAG ATTCCAAGCTAAATGGTGAGGCAGCTAACGCAGCTCTGGCCAATGAAGATTGCCCTCATATAGACCAGGCCATATCTCCAGAGGAAATCTTCAGCCCCAGCGAGAGAGAGCGGCCCTGCTTCCTGGTCACCACTGCCGAACGCCCCAACCACACAGGGGGCAGAGTGAGGAGGG GTTATGAAAAGCCTTGGAGCCTTAACAGCATGTCTGGCATGAGCGGGGATGCCTCTGGAGTGTCCTCAGTGTCCGCCCTGCCCTGCAGCCCACCCTGTCTAATGCAGCACTCACATTCTCCCATCCCATCCATTATGTAG